The Streptomyces sp. NBC_01439 genome contains the following window.
GCCTGACCGACCTGAACCACACCTTCCAGATCATCGCGCTCGTGATGATCTCCGTGTTCGTGACCTTCTTCGCCCACCTGCGCGAGGTGCACGAGAAGGAGCTGACCCAGCTGCGCTCGGTGGCGGAGACCGCCCAGGAGGTGGTCCTGCGGCCGCTGCCCGACCGGATCGGCCCGCTGGGCGTCGCCTCCGTGTACCTGGCCGCCGCGGCCGAGGCCCAGATCGGCGGCGATCTGTACGCCGCCGCCCGGACGGCCACCGGCACACGGCTGATCATCGGCGACGTCCGGGGCAAGGGGCTGGAAGCGGTCGGAGACGCCGCGCTCGTCCTGGGCGCCTTCCGGGCCTCCGCCCACCAGGAGACCGGGCTGCCGGGCCTGGTGGACTACCTCGAGGCGGCGGTCTCCGGGGACCTGGACGGCGCCGGGGACGAGGGCGAGAGCTTCGTGACCGCGGCCGTCCTGGAGATCCCCGACGCCGAGCCGGTGCTGCACCTCGTCAGCTGCGGCCATCCGCCGCCGCTGCTCGTGCTGCGCGCCGGCGGCGCCGAGCAGCTGGAGGTGGACCGGCCCGCGCCGCCGCTGGGGCTCGCCGGGCTCGTGGCGTCGGCGGTCACCGCGCAGACCTTCGCCTTCGCCGAGGGTGACGTCCTCCTGCTGTACACGGACGGCGTCCTGGAGGCGCGCGACGGGGCGGGCGCCTTCTACCCGCTGGCGCGACGCGTGACCGCATGGTCGGGACTGCGCCCGCAGGCGCTGTTGGACCTGCTGTGCCAGGACCTGCTCGCACACGCGGCCGGTCACACCCTGGACGACGACGCGGCGATGGTCGCGATCGAGCGGCCCTCGACGCCTTAGGGCGTGCCGCCCGGCCGGTCCGGGTTTGCCAGAATCGGATCATGCTGACCCTCGGAACTATCGTCATGGGAGCCGCGGACGTGCGGCGGGCCGCGGAATTCTGGAGCCGGGCGCTGGGGTACGTACCCCGTGACGGCCAGGTGGACGACGGCTGGACGGTCCTGGTCCCGGCCGGCGGCAGCGGGCCGGGCCTGGCGCTGGGCCGCAGCGTCACTCCCGTACAGGAGCGGCCGCGCGTCCACCTCGACCTGTACGCGGCGGACGCCGCGGAACAGGCGGCGGAGGTGGAGCGGCTGGTCTCGCTTGGCGCCCGGCACGTCGACTGGGATTCCTACCCGGAGGACCCGGATTTCGTGGTGCTGGCCGACCCCGAGGGCAACCGCTTCTGCGTCATCGACGCCACACACGGCTGAGCCCGCGGGCCGCGGGAGCAGGACGCACGTCCTCGACACCCTTGGCCGGTCCTTACCGCCACCTTAAGCGGAACCTAAGACTCATCAGGGTCGCACCGAAACGGCCGAATGTCCGTTTCGGTGCGGCTAGCGTGCTGCCGGATCCCCCAACTCCCCAGTAACACAGAGGTAGGCACGCGATGGGCAGCACAGTCGGGCACCGGCGCACGACGGGCCGTAGGGCGAAGGTCACCGGCGCGGTCGTGGCGGCGGCGGTGATCGGTGGAGCGGCCTTCGCCTTCACCGGGACCGCGCAGGCGACCTCCGTCGGAGCCGTCTACACGAAGTCCAGCACCTGGAGCGGCGGTTACACCGGCCAGTACGTCATCACCAACGGCACGGGCACGGCGCAGTCGGACTGGACCCTCCAGTTCGACCTGCCGCCGGGCACGAAGATCGACTCGCTCTGGAACGGCACCCACACGGTCTCCGACCGCCGCGTGACCGTGAAGCCCGCGAGCTGGAACGGACAGCTGGCGGCCGGGGCTTCCGTCACCGTCGGCTTCGTCGCGAGCGGCACCGGCACCCTCGGCAACCCCACCGGGTGCCGGATCAACGGAGTGAAGTGCTCGGTGGACCAGGGCGCAACGGCCCAGCCCAGCGGGCGCCCCACTGCCCGACCCACCGTCACGGCGAGCCCGGCCCCGACCGCGCCCACCACGTCCGCCAAGCCCACCGGGACCACCTCGCCCTCCCCCACGGCGACCACCCCCACCAGCACTCCCGCCCCCGGGGGCACCGGCGCGCGCTTCGCCCCGTACGTGGACACCTCCCTGTACCCCGCCTACGACCTGCTCGACACCGCGGCGAAGACGGGCGTGAAGGAGTTCCACCTGGCCTTCGTCACCTCCGGCGGCGGCTGCGCCCCGCTGTGGGGTGGTGTCACGGATCTCGCGAGCGACAAGGTCGCCGCCCAGATCGGTGCGCTGCGCGCGAAGGGCGGCGACGTACGGGTGTCGTTCGGCGGGGCCGCCGGTCACGAACTGGCGCTGAACTGCGCCACCGTGGACGAGCTGGCCGCCGCGTACGGGAAGGTCGTCGACCAGTACCGGCTCACCAAGGTCGACTTCGACATCGAGGGCGCGGCCCTGCCGGACACGGCGGCCAACGCGCGCCGCGCGCAGGCCATCGCCCGGCTGCAAAAGTCCCACCCGGGCCTGGACGTCGCCTTCACCCTGCCCGTGATGCCCGAGGGGCTGACCCAGCCGGGTGTGGCGCTGCTGGCCGACGCCAAGAAGAACGGGGTGCGCGTCGACGCCGTCAACATCATGGCGATGGACTACGGACCGGCGTACAGCGGGGACATGGGGCAGTACGCGATCCAGGCCGCGACGGCCACGCAGGCACAGATCAAGGGCGTGCTCGGGCTGTCCGACGCGGCGGCGTGGAAGGCCGTGGCCGTCACGCCGATGATCGGCGTGAACGACGTCGCGAGCGAGGTCTTCACGGTGGAGGACGCGACGCAGCTCGTGCAGTTCGCCGCGTCGAAGGGGATCGGCCGGCTGGCCATGTGGTCCTCCACGCGGGACAAGCAGTGCGCGGCCGGAGCCGTCAACCACGCCGATGCGACGTGCAGTTCGATCCTCCAGCAGCCGCTGGCCTTCACCAAGGCGTTCGCCGCGCTCAAGTAGTCGCGCGAAGCCCGAACGGGGGACGACCGACGGGCCCGGGCCCCGCGCACATGGCGTGGGCCGGGCCCGTCGGCCGTGGCCCTACACGAGGATGCCCGCGCGGGCGGCGAGGTCGAGTGCCGCGTCGAGGCGCGGGGCCGGGCGGCCTTCGGTGTGGGCCGCCGCCAGCAGCGCCACCACGGCGTCCGCGTCGGCCTTCCGTTCCCGTGCCAGTGCCGCGAACCTGGCGACCGCCTCGGTCAGGCTCCGCTCCAGCGCGTACGGGGCGTCGAACGAGGACACGGTGAGACCGAGGAACTCCTCCTCGTCCGGGCCCACCCAGGCGGCGGCCCCCTCCAGTCCGTCCTCGCGCACCTCGTCCGGGTACGGGATGCGGTGCCACGCGCCGTTCTCCCACCAGTAGACGAAGCCGAAGAGATTGCCGGCGGCGTCGTCGCGCAGGAGGTCCCAGGGCAGCCAGTCGGGGCCGCCCGCGAGGAAGTCGATCTGATCTCCGCCGACGTGGGTGTGGCTGCCGTCGGGGTCCTGGCCGCAGAACACCGCGCGCCCGCCCTCCGCCATGGTCAGGCGCCACCAGCCGTCCCCGCCGGTGGAGTGGCACCACAGGCCGTCGTCGTCGAGGGCGAACTCGGTGCTCGTCGAGCACGCGGTGTCCACCATGGCCATGGTCACCGCCCTGGCCCAGAGCAGTTCGGGGTGTTCTAGGTCTTCCGGCCGGCTCGGCGCGTGCATCGTGTGTCTCCTCCCGGGTGTCGGGCAAGCCTCGCACGCGCGACCGGGTCGGCTGAAATGCCGATGGTCGAACGGGCCGGGCAGTTGGGAGGCCGGGAGGCCGTGGACTCGGCCGGGGCAGCGTGCGGCAACTGGCCTCGTCCGTGACCGTACGGCCCACCGCGCCGGGAAGTCCGTACGGGCGCACCGTACGCACCCTGGCCTGACGGTGGTGCCGCGTGCGGGCCCATCCCGGCCGAGCCTCCGACCGGGATGGGCCACGGTTCACAGCCGTCAGGCGTTGACGCAGACGTTGCCGGCGGCCGGGTTGAGCGCGCCGATCACGTTGATGCTGTTGCCGCACAGGTTGATCGGAATGTGGATCGGGATCTGGATCACGTTACCCGAAAGCACGCCGGGCGAGCCGACCGCGATGCCCTCCGCGTTGGCGTCCGCAGACGCCGAGGACGCACCGCCGATGACCGCCAGGCCGAGCACCAGGGCAAGACCCGCACTCTTCAGAACACGCGACACGTGACATCTCCTTGTAACCGGACAGCGGTGCCGGAGCACCGCACGGCCCCGAGCGGGGTCGTCGCCCTTTACTTCGGCAGCTGATGGCCTCCTGGCCTGGTTCCGGCCGCCCGGTTCCCTCGAATAGGTGGACCCGCGCCTCCGTTCGGAGGTACAGGTCCGCCGTCGAGCCCGGCCGAATCAGACTGATTGTCCGACCATCCGACCGCCTTCGTTCAGGTCACCCGACCGGCTCCCCGCCCCTGCGCCCCTCCCCCGCCCGAGATTCCCCAGTCGACGGGACAAGTTCCCCTATCGATCGGGAACCGCGGAAATCTAGCCTCGCTACTGCCCGTCCGCGAGTCGGATCTCTGTGATCGAGGGGGAAGCGTGACCGAGCGGGAAGTCGATGTTCTGGCGATCGGTGCGGGTCCGGCCAATCTGGCCCTGGCAGCCGCCATCGAGGAATCCGGATCAGCCGAATTGGCGGACGGCACACTCCTACTGGAACAAAGCCCCGACATCACCTGGCAACGCGACCTCCTGATGCCCTGGGCACGCAGCCAAGTCTCCTTCCTCAAAGACCTCGTCACCCTCCGCAACCCGAGCAGCCGGTTCACCTTCCTGAACTTCCTCCACGCACAAGGCCGACTCGACGAATTCGTCAACCTCGGCACCTTCCACCCCTTCCGCTGGGAATTCTCCGACTACCTCCAATGGGTCGCCACCTCCCTGGAACACGTCACCATCCGCTACGACGCCCGCGCCACCCACGTCGACCCCGTACACACCACCGACCGCACCCTCACCGGCTGGACCGTACACCTCACCGACGGCGACACCATCCACTGCCGCGACCTCGTCATCGGCGGCGGCCGCGACCCCCGAATACCAGAAACCTTCACCACCCTCCCCCCGGACCGCCTCATCCACAGCGCCCAATACCGCACCAAAATCACCCGAATACCAAAAGACCAACCCCTCCGCATCGCCGTCGTGGGCGGCGCCCAAAGCGCCGCCGAAATGTTCTACGCCCTCCACGAAAACCTACCGGCCAGCCACATCACCATGCTGGTCCGCTCCATCGGACTACAAAACTACCAATCCAGCAAATTCGTCAACGAACTCTTCTTCCCATCATTCGTCGACGAGTTCTACGACAGCCCCACCGAAGTCCGCGCACAAATCCTCGACGAAATGCGATTCACCAACTACGCCGGACTCGCACCCCCCTTCCTCGACGAGCTCTACACCATGCTCTACCGCCAGAAAACCGTCGGGCCCCAACGCTCCGAGGTGCGGGCAATGACGGAGGTGGTGGGGGCCCGCCTCGACGGCGACGAAGTGGTGCTCGACCTCCGCGACCGACTCAGCGGCAAAACCGAACCCCTCCGCTGCGACCTCGTCGTACTCGGAACCGGCTACGACCCCCGCAAACCCACCCTCGTCCGAGAACTCGCCACACGCATCGGCCTCGACGACGTCACCGTCAGCCGCAACTACCGCGTCGACCTCGGCACACCCACCCGCGGAGCCCTCTACCTCCAAGGCGTCAACGAAAAAACCCACGGCATCGCCGACTCCCTCATCAGCGTCCTCGCCCACCGCTCCCACGACATCCTCACCGACCTCCTCACCCGCCGCACCACCACCCAACCCAGGAGCACACGATGAAGCGGACGTTGGTGATAGCCCCCGGCCCGACCGCGAACGGCGATCTGCACCTGGGGCACCTGGCCGGCCCGTTCCTCGCTGCGGACGTCTGCACGAGGTACGCGCGTTCCACCGGACAGGACGTGCTGTTCGGTACGGGCGTGCACTTCACGCAGAACTACATCGTGACCACCGCCCGAAGGCTGGGGGTCCCGCCCGAGGAGCTGCGCGTGCGCTCGGCCGCGCAGGTCGAGGACACCCTGGCGGCCGTCGGGATCGACCCGGACGGCTTCGTCCGGTTCGACGACCGGTACGTGAAGACGGTCCGGCACTTCTTCGAGCGCCTGCACGGTACGGGAAAGTTGCGGCTGCGGGCCGTGAAGTTCCCGTACGCGCCGCACACCGGCGCGTACCTCACGGACGCCTACGTACGCGGAGGCTGCCCGGTGTGCCTGGCCGAGGGCTGCGCCGGACTGTGCGAGAACTGCGGGCACTGGATCGCCTCCGCCGACCTCATCGCACCGCGCTCGACCCTGGACCCGGACGGTCCGGTCGAACTGCGGGAGCAGCAGGTCCTGGTGCTCCCGCTGGAGGAGCACCGCGAGGCGCTCGTGGAGTACTTCGCCGGGCGCGCAGCGACGATGCGTCCGCGGCTGGCCCAGATGATCGAGGAGATCCTGTCCCGGCCGCTCCCGGACTATCCCGTCACTCTGCCGATCTCCTGGGGCATCCCGGCGCCGTTCCCGGAGGTCGCCGGTCAGGTGATCTACGCGGATGCCGAGACCATCGCCTGGAGCATGCACTGCACCGCGCTCGCGGCCGAGCGGCGCGGGGCGGTGCTCGGCGCCGACGACGAGCTGTGGTTCTCCGACGCCGGCACGCAGGTGGCGTACTTCTTCGGCTCCGACGCCGGTTTCGCCTTCGCGGTGGTCGGGGCCGCGATGCTGCTGGCGCTGGGGGGCTACACGCTGCCCGAACACTTCGTCACGAACGAGTTCTACGAGCTGGACCACGACAAGTTCTCCACCAGCCGGGGTCATGTTGTGACGGGGCGGGAGCTGGCCGCAGAGGTGCCGAGGGACCTGGTGCGGTTCTATCTCGCGGCGACCGGGCCGGACTTCCAGCGCACCAACTTCAACCGCGCGGCCCTGGAGCACGTGACCGGCACCCGGCTCGTCCGGCCCTGGAACCGGGTGGTGGACAAGGTCGCCGCGTGGACGGGCCGGGGACCGCTGCCGGTGTCCGAGCGGTCCAGGGCGGCGGCCGGGCTGATGCTGGAGCGGTTCGCCGCCGCCTACGACGTGCGCCGGTTCAGTCTGACCGCGGTGGCCTTCACCCTGTCCGAGCAACTGGCGCGACTCGACCGGTGGGAGGTGGGTCCCGGCGACGCGGGCGACTTCTGCCACGAGGTGGAGGTGTTCCTGCGCTGTGCGGCGCCGGTCCTGATCGACCTGGCCGGGCAGGCGCTGCCAGAGCGAACGGTCCCCGCCCGGCCGGACACCGTGCAGGTCACGCCCGTACGGTTGCCACGGCTGGCGGAGACGGGGTCGTGAGGGCGGCGGTCGCCGCCCGGCGGGTGGTCGTCGTGGGAGCGGGCGTCACCGGGTTGCTGACCGCGGTGGAGTGCGCGCTCGCGGGCCACCACGTGACCGTGCTGGACAGGGGCCCGATCCCGAACCCGGCGTCGAGCTCCTGCGACCAGCACCGGGTCATCCGTACCCTTGACGCGGACGATGCGCAGGCCACCGGGCAGATGGTCGCCGCCCACCGGCGGTGGCTGGAGCTGGAGGGCCTGCTGGGCACCGGCTTCTTCCGGCGCGTGGGGGTGGTCACCGCCTGGCCCCGGGAGCGCCTCGCCTCGGTGACCGCGGCGGCCGCCACCGCGGGTGTGCCCGTGCGGACGGTGGAGCCGCGGCGCCTGCCGCACCTGAGGTTCCCGGCCGGTTCGGCGGCCGTGCTGGAGGCCGACGGCGGCGTACTGCTCGCCGACCGGGTGCTGCGGGCCGCGGTCCGGTGGCTCGCCGGGCATCCGGCGGTGACGGTGCGGCCGTACAGCCCGGTGGCGTGGATCGACGTGGACGGCGCGCACGTCCTGCTGGCCGACGGCGAGGAGCTCGGCGCCGACCTGGTGCTGGTCGCGGCCGGCCCGTGGACCCGGGACCTGGTGGGGCATCCGGTCGTGCTGCACCGACAGACGATGGTCTACCTGCGGCCGCCGGCGAACGCGGCGCGGTGGTGGGGAACGGCTCCCGCCGCGGGCGGAATCGGCGCGGACGGGCGGGCCTGGGCGATGCCGCCGGGCGGCGGCGCGCTCTTGAAGATCAGCTCGGACGCCGTGTCCCGGGAAGTGGACGCCACCGCGGGTGCCGCGGAGGAGGACCAGGCGCCCTGGGTGGCGCGGCTGGCCGAGGCGGCACCGCTGTCCGGCCTGGAGCGCTACACGGTGGCGGCGGTCAAGCAGTGCCACTACGCGAGCGCCGCGGACACGGGCGGCGCCTTGCTCGCCCGCGTGGGTCCCGCCGTGTGGTCGCGGGCGGCCTGCGGCGGTTCCGGATTCAGCCAGGCTCCGCTCGTCGCGGGGCGGATCGTCGATGCCTTGACGAAGGGAGCGGCATGAAGGAGGAGGAGACTCCGATCGGCGTGTTCGAGGCGCTGAAGGCGACCCCGACCCCGGTGCGCTATCTGCTCGGTGGCGTGCTGATCAACCAGCTCGGCGCGTTCGTCCAGACGTTCCTCGTGCTGTACCTGACCTTCCGCGGCATGTCGGTCGCCGCCGCGGGTCTGGCCCTCGGCGCCTACAGCGTGGGGTCGATCTTCGGCACGATGCTGGGTGCCGAGTTCACCCAGCGGTTCGGTCCGCGGGCCACGATCGTGACGGCCATGGCGGGGTCCGCCCCGCTGGTGGCGGCGATCTCGTGGCTGAGCGGGCCGGGCAGGCTGTGGCAACTGCTCGTCGTCGTCGGGCTCGCGGGCCTGTTCACCCAGGCCTACCGGCCGGCGGCCGCCGTGATGCTGAGCGACCTGATGCCGGACCGATACCAGGTGATGGCGTTCTCGATGATGCGGATCGCCCTGAACATCGGTGCGGCCCTGGCGCCGCTGATCGCCGCCGGACTCATCCTGGTCGACTGGGACCTACTGTTCTGGATCGACGGCGGTACCGCACTCGTCTACTCGCTGCTGGCCTTCGCCCTGCTGCCGAAGAAGACCGTGCCGCAGGAGCCCGAGGCCGGGTCCGGGCCCGCGGACGGAAGCGAACCGTCCGACGGGGCGGCGCCGGGGGCGACGGCTGCGGCCGGGGAGCCAGCCGCCGACGGCGAGCCAGCCGGGCGCGTCGCCTCGGGCTACACCGCGATGCTGCGCGACCGGAAGTACGTCTTCTACCTGGCCGCCGTGCTGCTCGGCTCGCTCACCTACGCCCAGGGCCACATCGCCCTGCCGTTGGAACTGGCCGCCGACCACTACCCGACCAGCTTCTACAGCACGGTGCTCACGGTGTCGTCCGTCGTGCTCATCACGTGCGAGCTCAAGGTCACGGCGTATCTCAGCAGACTGCCGAAGCACGTCCGCGTCATCACCGGCCATCTGGTGGAGGCCGTCGGCCTCGCCGTCTACGGTCTGTCCTCGCGGTCCGGGGCGTTCACGATCGCGGGCGTCGTCCTGGTCGTGGCGGGGATCATGATCGCTGCCCCGAGCATGTTCGCCCACCCGGCGACCTTCCCCCAGGCGGTGAAGGCCCGCTACATCGGCACGATGCAGGCGGTGGGCGGCGCGGCCGGGGCCCTTGCCCCGCTGTTCGGCGTGTACGCCTGGACCCGGCTCGGCAGCGGCTTCTGGCTGCTGTGCGGTGTGGTCACCGCGGTCGCCGGACTGCTCGCCCTGGCGGGCGTGCGACAACCGCCCGAGCCGGCTCCCGCCACCGGTCCGGGGGCGGACCCCGCCGGGAAGACGGAAGCCGTCGGGGGTGCCGCGTGACCGGGCGGCGGCCCGGCGCGGGCCGGCCGGTCCTGGTGATCGGTTTCGTGGGTGTCACGGTCGCCGCGATCGGGGCCTTCCAGCCGGACGACTCGGTGATCTACGTGGAGGAGCCGGACGTCGTGCGCAAGCGGCGGGTGCACGAGCAGATCGAAGGAGTGGCCTTCGTCCGCGGCCTCATCGAGTGGGAGTACCACCTCGCGGGGAAGGCCGACGAGTTCTTCAACGCCCACCCGGACCTGGACCCCGCCGCGGTCGTCCCGGCCATCGAGTACGCCACGCCCTTCGCCGCCCGGCTCGCGGAACGCTACGGTCTGCCGGGCGCCGGTCTCGGCGCCGCGCAGATCCTGCGGGACAAGGCGCTGCTGCGGCGGGTGAGCGCGGCCGTCGGCATCGCGAACCCGGTGAGCGTGCCCGTACGGGGTCCGGACGACGTGCTGGCCTTCCTGCGGGGCCGGTCGGGACCCGTCGTGCTCAAGCCGGCGAACCGTCAGGCGTCCGTGGGCACCCAGGTGATCCGCGATGCGTCCGAGGTCGAACGGGCGTGGGCCAACTGCCTCGTCCAGGACGAGGACGTCTTCGTGCCCGACCGGCCCATGGAGCTGTCCATGCTGGCCGAACAGCACGTCGAGGGTCCCGAGTTCAGCGTCGAGATGCTGGTGAGGGACGGTGCCGCGCTGTTCGTCAACGTCACGGGGAAGCAGCTGTTCCCGGGGCCCCACCCGGTGGAGCTGGCCCACACCGTGCCGGCGGACATACCGGTGGACCTCGCGCGGCTGCTCGGTGC
Protein-coding sequences here:
- a CDS encoding NAD(P)/FAD-dependent oxidoreductase; the protein is MRAAVAARRVVVVGAGVTGLLTAVECALAGHHVTVLDRGPIPNPASSSCDQHRVIRTLDADDAQATGQMVAAHRRWLELEGLLGTGFFRRVGVVTAWPRERLASVTAAAATAGVPVRTVEPRRLPHLRFPAGSAAVLEADGGVLLADRVLRAAVRWLAGHPAVTVRPYSPVAWIDVDGAHVLLADGEELGADLVLVAAGPWTRDLVGHPVVLHRQTMVYLRPPANAARWWGTAPAAGGIGADGRAWAMPPGGGALLKISSDAVSREVDATAGAAEEDQAPWVARLAEAAPLSGLERYTVAAVKQCHYASAADTGGALLARVGPAVWSRAACGGSGFSQAPLVAGRIVDALTKGAA
- a CDS encoding PP2C family protein-serine/threonine phosphatase — its product is MDLRPPSHSRHLRSPQVSHAQLAVPFALIALVTLVDVLAPPEVHLGPFLAAAPAVTASFAGPRMTAFVGLVAVLAQVVVATARTSLTDLNHTFQIIALVMISVFVTFFAHLREVHEKELTQLRSVAETAQEVVLRPLPDRIGPLGVASVYLAAAAEAQIGGDLYAAARTATGTRLIIGDVRGKGLEAVGDAALVLGAFRASAHQETGLPGLVDYLEAAVSGDLDGAGDEGESFVTAAVLEIPDAEPVLHLVSCGHPPPLLVLRAGGAEQLEVDRPAPPLGLAGLVASAVTAQTFAFAEGDVLLLYTDGVLEARDGAGAFYPLARRVTAWSGLRPQALLDLLCQDLLAHAAGHTLDDDAAMVAIERPSTP
- a CDS encoding lysine N(6)-hydroxylase/L-ornithine N(5)-oxygenase family protein translates to MTEREVDVLAIGAGPANLALAAAIEESGSAELADGTLLLEQSPDITWQRDLLMPWARSQVSFLKDLVTLRNPSSRFTFLNFLHAQGRLDEFVNLGTFHPFRWEFSDYLQWVATSLEHVTIRYDARATHVDPVHTTDRTLTGWTVHLTDGDTIHCRDLVIGGGRDPRIPETFTTLPPDRLIHSAQYRTKITRIPKDQPLRIAVVGGAQSAAEMFYALHENLPASHITMLVRSIGLQNYQSSKFVNELFFPSFVDEFYDSPTEVRAQILDEMRFTNYAGLAPPFLDELYTMLYRQKTVGPQRSEVRAMTEVVGARLDGDEVVLDLRDRLSGKTEPLRCDLVVLGTGYDPRKPTLVRELATRIGLDDVTVSRNYRVDLGTPTRGALYLQGVNEKTHGIADSLISVLAHRSHDILTDLLTRRTTTQPRSTR
- a CDS encoding VOC family protein, translated to MLTLGTIVMGAADVRRAAEFWSRALGYVPRDGQVDDGWTVLVPAGGSGPGLALGRSVTPVQERPRVHLDLYAADAAEQAAEVERLVSLGARHVDWDSYPEDPDFVVLADPEGNRFCVIDATHG
- a CDS encoding ATP-grasp domain-containing protein, which codes for MTGRRPGAGRPVLVIGFVGVTVAAIGAFQPDDSVIYVEEPDVVRKRRVHEQIEGVAFVRGLIEWEYHLAGKADEFFNAHPDLDPAAVVPAIEYATPFAARLAERYGLPGAGLGAAQILRDKALLRRVSAAVGIANPVSVPVRGPDDVLAFLRGRSGPVVLKPANRQASVGTQVIRDASEVERAWANCLVQDEDVFVPDRPMELSMLAEQHVEGPEFSVEMLVRDGAALFVNVTGKQLFPGPHPVELAHTVPADIPVDLARLLGARTERLVEAVGFRDGIVHCEWIVSAGIPYLVECAGRLPGGGILDTIQLAYPVELLRSYYAVLKGEELPGELPRRAKGGAAVRFIAAAAGRVVAVRGVGAARQAEGVFLAAVTVEPGQTVGEVRHSWHRAGIVMATADSSTEALRRAEAAAGMVRIDIEGEE
- a CDS encoding MFS transporter, which gives rise to MKEEETPIGVFEALKATPTPVRYLLGGVLINQLGAFVQTFLVLYLTFRGMSVAAAGLALGAYSVGSIFGTMLGAEFTQRFGPRATIVTAMAGSAPLVAAISWLSGPGRLWQLLVVVGLAGLFTQAYRPAAAVMLSDLMPDRYQVMAFSMMRIALNIGAALAPLIAAGLILVDWDLLFWIDGGTALVYSLLAFALLPKKTVPQEPEAGSGPADGSEPSDGAAPGATAAAGEPAADGEPAGRVASGYTAMLRDRKYVFYLAAVLLGSLTYAQGHIALPLELAADHYPTSFYSTVLTVSSVVLITCELKVTAYLSRLPKHVRVITGHLVEAVGLAVYGLSSRSGAFTIAGVVLVVAGIMIAAPSMFAHPATFPQAVKARYIGTMQAVGGAAGALAPLFGVYAWTRLGSGFWLLCGVVTAVAGLLALAGVRQPPEPAPATGPGADPAGKTEAVGGAA
- a CDS encoding cellulose binding domain-containing protein is translated as MGSTVGHRRTTGRRAKVTGAVVAAAVIGGAAFAFTGTAQATSVGAVYTKSSTWSGGYTGQYVITNGTGTAQSDWTLQFDLPPGTKIDSLWNGTHTVSDRRVTVKPASWNGQLAAGASVTVGFVASGTGTLGNPTGCRINGVKCSVDQGATAQPSGRPTARPTVTASPAPTAPTTSAKPTGTTSPSPTATTPTSTPAPGGTGARFAPYVDTSLYPAYDLLDTAAKTGVKEFHLAFVTSGGGCAPLWGGVTDLASDKVAAQIGALRAKGGDVRVSFGGAAGHELALNCATVDELAAAYGKVVDQYRLTKVDFDIEGAALPDTAANARRAQAIARLQKSHPGLDVAFTLPVMPEGLTQPGVALLADAKKNGVRVDAVNIMAMDYGPAYSGDMGQYAIQAATATQAQIKGVLGLSDAAAWKAVAVTPMIGVNDVASEVFTVEDATQLVQFAASKGIGRLAMWSSTRDKQCAAGAVNHADATCSSILQQPLAFTKAFAALK
- a CDS encoding class I tRNA ligase family protein; its protein translation is MKRTLVIAPGPTANGDLHLGHLAGPFLAADVCTRYARSTGQDVLFGTGVHFTQNYIVTTARRLGVPPEELRVRSAAQVEDTLAAVGIDPDGFVRFDDRYVKTVRHFFERLHGTGKLRLRAVKFPYAPHTGAYLTDAYVRGGCPVCLAEGCAGLCENCGHWIASADLIAPRSTLDPDGPVELREQQVLVLPLEEHREALVEYFAGRAATMRPRLAQMIEEILSRPLPDYPVTLPISWGIPAPFPEVAGQVIYADAETIAWSMHCTALAAERRGAVLGADDELWFSDAGTQVAYFFGSDAGFAFAVVGAAMLLALGGYTLPEHFVTNEFYELDHDKFSTSRGHVVTGRELAAEVPRDLVRFYLAATGPDFQRTNFNRAALEHVTGTRLVRPWNRVVDKVAAWTGRGPLPVSERSRAAAGLMLERFAAAYDVRRFSLTAVAFTLSEQLARLDRWEVGPGDAGDFCHEVEVFLRCAAPVLIDLAGQALPERTVPARPDTVQVTPVRLPRLAETGS
- a CDS encoding chaplin, giving the protein MSRVLKSAGLALVLGLAVIGGASSASADANAEGIAVGSPGVLSGNVIQIPIHIPINLCGNSINVIGALNPAAGNVCVNA